A window of the Pogona vitticeps strain Pit_001003342236 chromosome 4, PviZW2.1, whole genome shotgun sequence genome harbors these coding sequences:
- the LOC110091088 gene encoding mas-related G-protein coupled receptor member H-like codes for MRRVFISSCSQADMSFPEEAPKENMNLVTNFTFSILPLLDPTMESNATYNASRFSSNSSYIPEDDNFYRLRLTVFLISTLLVSLFGMAVNGTVIWILGCRMNRNSFTIYILNLSIADFALLTVLAQHSICSILNFFHYMDYTVVLFSLLSSLFLFAFSTSQFLLAVISIDRCICIFLPLWHKCHRPPHLSTILCVAVWILTFLISAIDFSLFLSIQYAEIWYHQFLLNAVLCMPAISISTIAMLIKVCFMSPHLKQRKLLTAILLALLFFLFFGFPMNAFRFFFRYRIPASSYFNFYALMGATLNSAINPVIYFLVGRNKKTQSSGRLMKILEKLFQEGEYCREETESTLETCL; via the exons ATGAGAAGAGTCTTCATCTCTTCCTGTTCTCAG GCAGACATGTCCTTCCCAGAAGAAGCACCCAAAGAGAACATGAACTTGGTGACCAACTTCACCTTTTCAATCCTTCCTTTGCTGGATCCTACAATGGAATCTAATGCAACGTATAATGCTTCCAGATTCTCAAGCAACAGTAGCTATATTCCAGAAGATGATAATTTTTATAGGTTAAGACTGACTGTGTTTCTAATATCCACTCTTCTCGTTAGTCTTTTTGGAATGGCAGTGAATGGAACCGTCATCTGGATTCTTGGTTGTCGTATGAATAGGAATTCTTTCACCATCTACATCTTGAATCTTTCCATTGCAGATTTTGCTTTGCTAACAGTTCTGGCGCAACACAGTATATGTTCGATTCTGAATTTCTTTCATTATATGGACtacactgttgttttgttttcattattatcCAGCCTTTTCCTTTTCGCCTTCAGTACAAGCCAATTTCTACTGGCAGTCATCAGCATTGACAGGTGTATTTGTATCTTTCTCCCGCTTTGGCATAAGTGTCACCGGCCACCACATTTGTCGACCATTTTGTGTGTTGCAGTCTGGATCCTCACCTTCCTAATTTCTGCTATTgatttttccctcttcctctctaTTCAGTATGCTGAGATATGGTACCATCAATTTCTCCTGAatgctgtgctttgcatgccagcCATCTCTATCTCCACAATAGCCATGTTGATTAAAGTCTGCTTCATGTCACCACACCTGAAACAGAGGAAGCTTTTAACAGCTATCTTGTtggccctcctcttcttcctcttctttggaTTTCCAATGAATGCCTTCAGATTTTTCTTCAGATATCGCATTCCTGCTTCATCCTATTTTAATTTCTATGCTTTAATGGGTGCAACTCTGAACAGTGCTATTAATCCTGTCATCTATTTCCTAGTAGGAAGAAATAAGAAGACTCAGTCTAGTGGAAGACTAATGAAAATATTGGAGAAGCTTTTCCAGGAGGGGGAATATTGTAGGGAGGAAACAGAATCCACACTTGAAACATGCCTATGA